One Xylanivirga thermophila DNA segment encodes these proteins:
- the gcvPB gene encoding aminomethyl-transferring glycine dehydrogenase subunit GcvPB codes for MNRKKRPLIFELSHKGRKGYSLPNCDVPEYHLEEKLPRKYIRTEEAELPEVSEVDIIRHYVSLSKLNYGVDTGFYPLGSCTMKYNPKINEVVAKLYGFTSVHPYQSKETVQGCLELMYNLTDMLCEITGMDAMTLQPAAGAHGELTGLMLIKAYHSNRGDTKRTKIIVPDSAHGTNPASASMAGFDVVEVKSNPDGGVDLESLKMVMNDEVAGLMLTNPNTLGLFDKNITEISDIVHEKGGLLYYDGANLNAIMGVARPGDMGFDVVHLNLHKTFSTPHGGGGPGAGPVGVRKGLAQFLPVPVIAHKNDIFYLNYDMPLSIGKVKSFYGNFNVLVKAYAYILLLGSRGLKEASQNAVLNANYVMHKLKDHYIVPYGNRICMHEFVLSAENQMQYDISALDIAKRLIDLGIHPPTIYFPLIVKEALMIEPTETESKETLDEFIEMMIQIANEAKEMPEKLKNAPCEAPARRLDEAEAARHPILRWKNVDYKK; via the coding sequence ATGAATAGGAAAAAAAGACCTCTTATATTTGAATTGAGCCATAAAGGGCGAAAAGGATATTCATTACCAAACTGTGATGTGCCAGAATATCATTTAGAAGAGAAATTACCAAGAAAATATATAAGAACGGAGGAAGCAGAACTACCAGAGGTCAGCGAAGTAGACATAATAAGACATTATGTGTCACTATCAAAGCTTAATTACGGAGTGGATACAGGATTCTATCCTTTAGGTTCTTGCACTATGAAGTATAATCCAAAGATAAATGAAGTTGTAGCAAAATTATACGGTTTTACATCTGTACATCCATATCAATCAAAGGAAACGGTTCAAGGTTGTCTTGAACTTATGTATAATTTGACAGATATGCTATGTGAGATAACTGGAATGGATGCAATGACACTTCAGCCAGCAGCAGGTGCCCATGGAGAGCTTACCGGTCTTATGCTTATAAAGGCTTATCACAGTAATAGAGGGGATACAAAAAGAACAAAGATTATAGTACCTGACTCTGCACATGGTACTAATCCTGCATCGGCATCTATGGCAGGTTTTGATGTTGTGGAAGTGAAATCCAATCCAGATGGTGGTGTGGATTTAGAATCATTAAAAATGGTCATGAATGATGAAGTAGCGGGTCTTATGCTCACAAACCCAAATACACTAGGGCTATTTGATAAGAACATAACTGAAATTTCAGATATAGTTCATGAAAAAGGTGGGCTTCTATATTATGACGGGGCTAATTTAAATGCCATAATGGGGGTAGCACGTCCAGGAGATATGGGGTTTGATGTGGTACATTTAAATCTTCATAAAACATTTAGCACTCCTCATGGAGGAGGCGGTCCTGGAGCGGGTCCAGTAGGTGTAAGAAAAGGTTTGGCACAATTTTTACCTGTACCGGTTATAGCACATAAAAATGATATATTTTATTTGAATTATGATATGCCACTTTCTATAGGAAAGGTAAAATCATTTTATGGTAATTTCAATGTCTTGGTAAAGGCGTATGCATATATATTATTACTAGGTTCTAGAGGATTAAAAGAAGCTTCACAGAACGCTGTGCTGAATGCGAATTATGTTATGCATAAACTTAAAGATCATTATATAGTACCTTACGGTAATCGAATCTGTATGCACGAATTTGTGCTGTCGGCAGAAAATCAAATGCAGTATGATATATCTGCTTTAGATATAGCAAAAAGGCTTATAGATTTAGGAATTCATCCACCAACAATATATTTTCCGTTAATAGTAAAAGAAGCCCTTATGATAGAGCCTACTGAAACGGAGAGTAAAGAAACCCTTGATGAGTTTATAGAGATGATGATACAAATTGCAAACGAAGCAAAAGAAATGCCTGAAAAGCTCAAAAATGCACCATGTGAAGCTCCCGCCCGTCGCCTAGACGAAGCAGAGGCAGCTAGACACCCCATCTTGAGATGGAAAAATGTAGACTATAAAAAATAA
- the sdaAB gene encoding L-serine ammonia-lyase, iron-sulfur-dependent subunit beta, producing the protein MDVFDIIGPVMVGPSSSHTAGAVRIGRVARVILGEPVIEVDIVFHGSFAKTYKGHGTDRAVIGGLLGMGTDDPRIKNSLAIAQSQGMKFSFDTADLGDVHPNTTLIRAYGIDGKKIEVMGSSIGGGSIIIKKLNGLDVDFTGDLNTIIVFHKDAPGAVASVTNLLAGKRINIAQMKVFRSRRGGDAVMVIDVDDEPTKDVVDSISTLSSIKETVVISPV; encoded by the coding sequence ATGGATGTATTTGATATTATAGGTCCAGTAATGGTTGGTCCATCAAGCTCCCATACAGCAGGAGCAGTACGAATAGGCAGAGTAGCGAGGGTGATACTTGGAGAACCTGTTATAGAGGTAGATATTGTATTTCATGGCTCGTTTGCAAAAACTTATAAGGGACATGGTACTGATAGAGCTGTCATTGGTGGTTTACTAGGTATGGGCACCGATGATCCTCGTATAAAAAATAGTTTGGCTATAGCACAATCACAGGGTATGAAATTTTCATTCGATACTGCAGATCTTGGAGATGTCCATCCAAATACCACTCTTATAAGGGCTTATGGAATAGATGGTAAAAAAATAGAGGTAATGGGTAGTTCCATAGGCGGTGGAAGTATTATAATAAAAAAGTTGAATGGATTGGATGTAGATTTTACTGGAGATTTAAATACTATTATAGTCTTTCATAAAGATGCCCCCGGTGCAGTAGCTAGTGTCACTAATTTGCTTGCGGGTAAACGTATAAATATAGCGCAGATGAAGGTATTTCGCTCCCGCCGTGGAGGGGATGCTGTAATGGTTATAGATGTAGATGATGAACCGACAAAGGATGTGGTTGATTCCATATCTACATTATCTAGCATAAAAGAGACAGTGGTTATTTCACCAGTATGA
- the gcvPA gene encoding aminomethyl-transferring glycine dehydrogenase subunit GcvPA produces the protein MSGYVPNTWEEQSKMLSELGYHHMEELFNDIPDSLKLKTDMDLPKSMSEIELKKHMQSLANKNRNIEDNACFLGAGAYDHYIPSTVDYVLNRGEFYTAYTPYQPEISQGTLQSIFEYQTMICELTGMEISNASIYDGATALTEAALMACGVTRRQEVLVASNVHPEARQVLNTYASCRGIKVTEIAHKEGIVDLDLLKKALSNDVSAVIVQTPNFFGFIEQIQPIIELVHEYKALFIAYVDPISLSILTPPGNFGADIVVGEGQALGNPLGFGGPYLGFFATTRKLMRKMPGRVVGETHDLDGKRGFVLTLQTREQHIRRDKATSNICSNQNLNALAAAVYMSTLGKCGIREVAKLSLNKAHYLFEKLVSIQGVEPAFRDSPVFFKEFPLSISIPPLKLNKKLLEYNIIGGYELSSVYPEISNGWLIAVTEKRTKDEMDRLVEKVGELV, from the coding sequence ATGTCGGGGTATGTACCTAATACTTGGGAAGAGCAGAGTAAAATGTTATCAGAATTAGGATATCATCATATGGAGGAGCTCTTTAATGACATACCGGATAGTTTAAAGTTAAAGACAGACATGGACTTGCCAAAGTCCATGTCTGAGATAGAACTTAAAAAACATATGCAAAGTTTGGCGAATAAAAACAGAAATATAGAAGATAATGCTTGCTTTTTAGGGGCAGGTGCATATGACCATTATATACCAAGTACAGTGGATTATGTATTGAATAGGGGAGAGTTTTATACAGCATATACACCATATCAGCCGGAAATAAGTCAAGGAACTCTTCAGTCAATATTTGAATATCAAACTATGATATGCGAGCTTACAGGTATGGAGATATCCAATGCTTCTATATATGATGGGGCAACTGCACTAACGGAAGCTGCACTTATGGCATGTGGAGTTACAAGACGACAAGAAGTATTGGTAGCATCTAATGTGCATCCAGAAGCAAGACAGGTTTTAAATACATATGCTTCTTGTCGTGGAATAAAGGTGACAGAGATAGCTCACAAAGAGGGCATAGTGGATTTAGATTTACTAAAGAAGGCTTTGTCCAATGATGTTTCTGCCGTGATTGTACAAACTCCAAATTTTTTTGGTTTTATTGAGCAGATACAGCCTATTATAGAGCTTGTTCATGAATATAAGGCTTTATTTATTGCATATGTTGACCCTATATCCCTTTCTATATTAACACCACCTGGTAACTTTGGTGCGGATATAGTAGTTGGTGAAGGTCAGGCGCTTGGTAATCCTTTGGGATTTGGAGGCCCATATTTGGGTTTTTTTGCTACTACCCGAAAGCTTATGAGAAAAATGCCAGGTAGGGTTGTGGGTGAAACTCATGATTTGGATGGAAAGCGTGGTTTTGTTTTGACCCTACAGACACGTGAGCAACACATAAGACGGGATAAGGCAACTTCAAATATTTGTTCAAACCAAAATTTAAATGCATTGGCTGCTGCTGTGTATATGTCTACGTTGGGGAAATGTGGTATAAGGGAAGTGGCTAAATTATCCCTTAACAAGGCCCATTATCTGTTTGAAAAGTTAGTATCCATACAAGGAGTGGAACCGGCTTTTAGAGATTCTCCGGTATTTTTCAAGGAATTTCCCTTAAGCATATCTATTCCTCCTTTGAAACTTAATAAAAAACTATTAGAATACAATATCATAGGTGGATATGAATTAAGCAGTGTTTATCCTGAAATTTCTAATGGTTGGCTAATAGCAGTTACTGAAAAGCGAACAAAGGATGAAATGGATCGGCTGGTAGAAAAGGTGGGTGAACTTGTATGA
- the gcvT gene encoding glycine cleavage system aminomethyltransferase GcvT translates to MKKTPLYDRHAVLGGKIIDFGGWSLPVQYTSIIEEHNTVREKAGLFDVSHMGEILVSGRDAQGFIQYMVTNDISKMQSGRVMYSPVCYPTGGVVDDILIYKKGDEEYLLVVNAANTDKDFEWFISNKKGQVDIINKSNEYAQLALQGPNAQSILQNVVDIDLNDLKFFRFLENVNICGINALISRTGYTGEDGFELYISPNDAVYVWDMLLEKGEGYGLKPIGLGARDTLRFEAALPLYGQEISEDISPLEGGLGYFVKLKKDSFVGKDALLQQKQEGVLRRLIGFEMVGRGLARSHYKIEIDEVELGFVTSGNFSPTLNKNLGMAIIDEKYAVEGQKICVIVRNKPIEAKIIEIPFYKKQYKK, encoded by the coding sequence TTGAAGAAAACGCCTCTATATGATAGACATGCTGTATTGGGTGGGAAGATTATAGATTTTGGGGGTTGGTCTCTACCGGTTCAATATACAAGTATTATAGAAGAGCATAACACGGTTAGAGAAAAGGCTGGGTTGTTTGATGTTTCGCATATGGGAGAAATATTAGTATCAGGCAGGGATGCTCAAGGGTTTATTCAGTACATGGTTACAAATGATATATCTAAAATGCAATCAGGTAGGGTTATGTATTCGCCTGTATGTTATCCTACAGGAGGTGTGGTAGATGACATACTTATTTATAAAAAAGGAGATGAAGAGTATCTTCTAGTGGTAAATGCAGCAAATACCGATAAGGATTTTGAATGGTTTATATCCAATAAAAAAGGACAGGTAGATATAATAAACAAATCAAACGAATATGCACAATTAGCACTTCAAGGACCAAATGCCCAGAGTATACTGCAAAACGTTGTAGATATTGATCTTAATGATCTGAAGTTCTTCAGATTTTTAGAAAATGTAAATATATGCGGTATTAATGCATTAATTTCTCGTACGGGGTATACAGGAGAGGATGGATTTGAGCTATACATATCTCCAAACGATGCGGTATATGTATGGGATATGTTATTGGAAAAAGGAGAGGGATACGGTTTAAAACCAATTGGCCTTGGAGCAAGGGATACTCTACGATTTGAAGCTGCATTACCCCTTTATGGACAGGAAATATCAGAGGATATCTCACCACTAGAAGGGGGATTGGGATATTTTGTTAAGCTTAAGAAGGACAGTTTTGTAGGTAAAGATGCATTGCTTCAACAAAAACAAGAAGGTGTTTTAAGAAGGCTTATAGGTTTTGAGATGGTAGGACGTGGACTTGCCCGCAGTCATTATAAAATAGAAATAGATGAAGTGGAATTAGGTTTTGTCACTAGTGGTAATTTTTCACCTACCTTAAATAAAAATTTGGGCATGGCTATTATAGATGAAAAATATGCAGTTGAAGGACAAAAAATATGTGTTATAGTAAGAAACAAGCCCATTGAGGCTAAAATAATAGAGATCCCATTTTATAAAAAACAATATAAAAAATAA
- a CDS encoding DUF4321 domain-containing protein: MRRANSKGAGTLFLFLLAGVIVGSTIGNILGSYFDLDIFNKSIEIGTLDKPLYLDLSILRLTFGLTFIINFGTILGVLLGIYFYRKA; the protein is encoded by the coding sequence GTGCGAAGGGCGAATTCCAAAGGGGCTGGTACCCTTTTCTTATTTTTATTAGCTGGTGTTATTGTAGGTAGCACAATAGGAAATATACTAGGTTCATATTTTGATCTGGATATCTTCAATAAAAGTATAGAAATTGGTACACTGGATAAACCATTATATTTGGATTTGTCCATTTTACGTCTTACCTTTGGTTTGACATTTATTATCAACTTTGGGACAATACTAGGTGTTCTGTTGGGAATATATTTCTACCGTAAGGCATAA
- the sdaAA gene encoding L-serine ammonia-lyase, iron-sulfur-dependent, subunit alpha — MVSNFDSVQDLIEKASKCSIPIYEVVLEEQAIEMGKSKEELYNDMARNLEIMEQSIAKGIKPYVKSQSGLSGGDAYKLQSAFEMGITIGGSMLDKALIKALAISEANACMERIVAAPTAGSCGIIPAVILTIMEEKNISRDKAVMGLFTAGGIGMVIAKRASVSGAQGGCQAECGSASAMAAAALVEMMEGTPEMAGHACAIALKNVLGLVCDPVAGLVEVPCIKRNAMGAANALVSADLALAGIKSIIPVDEVIDAMKSVGNLMMPALKETAEAGLAATPTACKLTKHIFS; from the coding sequence ATAGTGTCCAATTTTGACTCTGTGCAAGATCTTATTGAAAAAGCTAGCAAATGTTCTATACCGATATATGAGGTAGTATTGGAGGAACAGGCTATAGAGATGGGTAAATCAAAAGAAGAGCTATACAATGATATGGCTAGAAATCTTGAGATAATGGAGCAATCAATAGCAAAGGGGATAAAACCTTATGTCAAATCCCAAAGTGGACTTAGCGGTGGAGATGCCTATAAATTACAATCTGCTTTTGAAATGGGCATTACAATAGGCGGGAGTATGCTGGATAAGGCTCTTATAAAGGCATTAGCAATATCAGAAGCGAATGCATGCATGGAACGTATAGTGGCTGCTCCAACAGCAGGATCATGCGGTATTATACCAGCTGTAATTCTCACCATCATGGAAGAAAAAAACATCAGTAGGGACAAGGCAGTTATGGGTCTTTTTACAGCAGGTGGCATAGGCATGGTAATTGCAAAAAGAGCAAGTGTTTCCGGAGCACAAGGAGGCTGTCAGGCTGAGTGCGGGAGTGCATCTGCTATGGCTGCAGCAGCATTAGTGGAGATGATGGAAGGCACTCCCGAGATGGCGGGACATGCATGTGCAATAGCACTTAAAAATGTACTTGGGTTGGTATGCGACCCAGTAGCTGGACTGGTAGAGGTACCATGTATAAAGCGAAATGCTATGGGTGCTGCAAATGCCCTTGTTTCTGCAGATCTTGCCCTAGCAGGTATAAAAAGCATTATACCAGTTGATGAAGTGATAGATGCAATGAAATCAGTAGGAAATTTGATGATGCCGGCATTGAAGGAGACAGCGGAGGCAGGTTTGGCTGCTACGCCTACTGCTTGCAAACTTACAAAACATATATTTAGTTAG
- the udp gene encoding uridine phosphorylase: protein MVYSDNELQYHIQCKKGDIGRYVILPGDPGRCEKIAKYFDRPKEIAHNREFVTYTGYLDRQKVSVTSTGIGGPSAAIALEELVRAGADTFIRVGTSGGMDIRVKGGDLVIPNGAIRYDGTGREYMPLEFPAVSNYEVLTALVNSASDMGYTYHVGVVQSKDSFYGQHEPEKQPVAYELINKWNAWMVGGALASEMECATLFIVATVLKVRIGAVILAMANQERRRLGMDDPKVYDTEGAIKVALGAMRNLIKHDKNL, encoded by the coding sequence ATGGTATACAGTGATAATGAACTTCAGTACCATATTCAGTGTAAAAAAGGAGATATAGGGCGCTATGTAATATTGCCTGGAGACCCGGGGAGGTGTGAAAAAATAGCTAAATATTTTGATAGGCCTAAGGAAATAGCCCATAACAGGGAGTTTGTTACTTATACAGGCTATTTGGATAGACAGAAGGTTAGCGTAACATCTACAGGTATTGGGGGGCCGTCTGCTGCTATAGCTTTGGAGGAGCTGGTAAGGGCTGGCGCCGATACTTTTATTAGAGTTGGTACATCAGGTGGCATGGATATAAGAGTAAAGGGAGGAGATTTGGTAATACCAAATGGCGCTATAAGATATGACGGTACGGGAAGAGAATATATGCCTTTAGAATTTCCGGCAGTATCAAATTATGAAGTTTTGACTGCTCTAGTAAACAGTGCATCGGACATGGGATATACATACCATGTAGGTGTAGTTCAGTCAAAAGATTCATTTTATGGTCAACATGAGCCGGAAAAACAGCCTGTTGCTTATGAACTTATAAATAAGTGGAATGCCTGGATGGTGGGAGGTGCATTAGCTTCCGAAATGGAGTGTGCTACTCTTTTTATAGTAGCAACTGTTTTAAAAGTACGTATAGGTGCAGTGATTTTAGCTATGGCCAATCAAGAAAGGCGAAGACTGGGGATGGATGACCCAAAGGTATATGATACTGAAGGTGCGATAAAGGTGGCTCTAGGAGCAATGAGGAATCTTATTAAACATGATAAAAATCTATAA
- a CDS encoding phosphopentomutase — protein MKDRRVVLIVLDSLGIGYMPDAHLYGDEGSNTICALTTAPNFKIETLKRFGMGCIDGIDCLPKTDAPIASFARMTEQSKGKDTTTGHWEISGIVTPTPFPTYPEGFPKTIIDQFQKAIGRKVLFNKPASGTEVIEKLGEEHMLTGQPIVYTSADSVFQIAAHEEIISIDELYEYCKIAREILKGRHAVARVIARPFIGEKGSFKRTDRRRDFSLAPPASTVLDAIRSSGYDVIGIGKINDIFAGKGITYSIHTHDNIDGMSKIELATKEYKKGLIFANLVDFDMLYGHRNDVVGYANALMEFDKWLGDFIGKLEEHDMLIITADHGCDPSTPSTDHSREYTPMLVYGKGIKAGANLGTRDTFADIAATVAEYLNVDYNTPGQSFLEQILI, from the coding sequence ATGAAAGATAGAAGAGTTGTACTTATAGTTTTGGATAGTTTAGGGATAGGTTATATGCCCGATGCTCATCTATACGGGGATGAAGGGAGCAACACCATTTGTGCATTGACCACAGCCCCTAATTTTAAGATAGAGACGTTAAAAAGATTTGGAATGGGTTGTATTGACGGTATAGATTGTCTACCTAAAACCGATGCACCCATAGCCAGTTTTGCTCGTATGACTGAACAATCAAAGGGTAAGGATACTACAACTGGACATTGGGAGATTAGTGGTATTGTAACACCAACCCCCTTTCCAACATATCCTGAAGGATTTCCAAAAACAATAATAGATCAATTTCAAAAAGCTATAGGGCGGAAGGTGCTATTTAATAAACCTGCATCCGGTACTGAGGTTATAGAGAAATTAGGTGAAGAACATATGTTGACAGGACAGCCCATAGTATATACATCGGCAGATAGTGTATTCCAAATTGCTGCCCATGAAGAAATCATTTCTATAGATGAATTATATGAATACTGCAAGATTGCCCGGGAAATCTTAAAAGGTAGGCATGCTGTTGCTAGGGTAATAGCCAGACCTTTTATTGGTGAGAAGGGAAGTTTTAAAAGGACAGACAGAAGGAGAGATTTTTCACTTGCTCCACCAGCTTCTACAGTGCTCGATGCTATTAGATCATCTGGATATGATGTGATAGGAATAGGCAAAATAAATGACATCTTTGCAGGCAAAGGCATAACCTATAGTATTCATACCCATGATAATATAGATGGTATGTCAAAGATAGAGCTGGCAACAAAAGAATATAAAAAAGGTCTTATTTTTGCCAACCTTGTAGATTTTGATATGTTGTATGGCCATAGAAACGATGTAGTGGGATATGCAAATGCGCTTATGGAATTTGATAAATGGCTGGGAGATTTTATAGGCAAACTAGAAGAGCATGATATGCTAATTATAACTGCTGATCATGGATGTGATCCTTCAACTCCTAGTACTGATCATTCAAGAGAATATACGCCTATGCTAGTATATGGTAAAGGAATAAAAGCAGGAGCAAATTTGGGAACCAGGGATACTTTTGCCGATATTGCAGCTACTGTAGCGGAATATTTGAATGTTGATTACAATACACCTGGTCAAAGTTTTCTAGAGCAAATATTGATATAG
- a CDS encoding Na/Pi cotransporter family protein, with protein sequence MDLKMLIMLAGGLGLFLYGMKMMGDGLEKAAGDKLKRLLEALTTNRIMGVLVGTAVTAIIQSSSAVTVMVIGFVNAGLMTLEQAVGVIMGANIGTTITSQLIAFDLSGAAPVAVFLGVGCIFFSKRKSFKKFGEILAGFGILFMGLDIMSSSMAPLGTNEQFRSLMVKFENPILGLLAGMLLTALIQSSSASIGILQALAMQGAITLDSAIFILFGQNIGTCVTALIASIGTTTTAKRAAIMHLLFNILGTILFTILIVVGVPYVPFIKSLSPNDAVRQFANAHTAFNIINVILLLPLANYLVTLSKKLVPGKESDSEGMHLMYLDERIMETPPIAVAQILKEVGRMGDLARQNVEVAMNAFLNRDENATEDIYRREKLINFLNKEITRYLVMANGLSLQNSDLKLIGSLFHVVNDMERVSDHAENLAEYTEYIVENNISFSPAAIEEMQDINIKVINMLEDSIEAVKKRDKVLAAKVQPQERKVDELEELLRQSHIDRLNKGECTVNSGVVFLDVVTNLERIGDHASNLAYSVIDN encoded by the coding sequence ATGGATTTAAAGATGCTAATCATGCTAGCAGGAGGATTAGGTTTGTTCCTCTATGGCATGAAGATGATGGGCGATGGCCTTGAAAAAGCGGCCGGTGACAAATTGAAGAGATTATTGGAGGCATTGACTACCAATAGGATTATGGGAGTTTTGGTAGGTACTGCTGTAACAGCTATAATACAGAGCTCTAGTGCAGTTACCGTTATGGTTATAGGCTTTGTAAATGCAGGTCTTATGACCCTTGAGCAAGCTGTCGGGGTTATTATGGGTGCCAATATAGGTACTACTATTACATCTCAGCTGATAGCCTTTGATCTATCTGGTGCAGCTCCCGTAGCTGTATTTTTAGGTGTTGGATGTATATTTTTTTCTAAGAGAAAATCGTTTAAAAAATTTGGTGAAATACTAGCAGGGTTTGGTATATTATTTATGGGATTGGATATTATGTCATCTTCAATGGCACCTCTTGGGACTAATGAACAATTTCGAAGTCTTATGGTTAAATTCGAAAATCCCATATTAGGTCTTTTAGCTGGTATGCTTCTTACTGCACTTATTCAAAGTTCCAGTGCTTCAATTGGTATACTTCAGGCATTGGCTATGCAGGGTGCTATAACACTTGATTCTGCTATTTTTATATTATTTGGTCAAAATATAGGTACATGTGTTACTGCACTTATTGCAAGTATAGGAACCACTACTACTGCTAAGAGAGCTGCAATTATGCATCTTTTATTTAATATACTAGGTACTATTTTGTTTACTATACTTATTGTTGTAGGAGTACCTTATGTTCCGTTTATTAAATCACTAAGTCCAAATGATGCAGTAAGACAATTTGCAAATGCCCATACTGCATTTAATATAATAAACGTAATTTTGTTATTACCATTGGCAAATTATTTGGTTACCCTTTCTAAAAAGTTAGTGCCGGGAAAAGAATCCGACTCTGAGGGTATGCATCTTATGTATTTGGACGAGCGTATAATGGAAACTCCTCCAATAGCTGTAGCACAGATATTAAAAGAAGTAGGTAGGATGGGCGATCTGGCCAGGCAAAATGTAGAGGTTGCAATGAATGCGTTTTTAAATAGGGATGAAAATGCTACGGAAGATATATATAGAAGGGAAAAGCTTATAAATTTTTTGAATAAGGAAATTACCAGATATCTGGTTATGGCAAATGGACTATCCCTTCAAAATTCTGATTTAAAGCTTATCGGCAGTCTTTTTCATGTAGTTAACGATATGGAACGGGTAAGCGATCATGCAGAGAACTTGGCTGAATATACTGAATATATAGTTGAAAATAATATAAGCTTTTCTCCAGCGGCTATTGAAGAAATGCAGGATATAAACATAAAAGTGATAAATATGTTAGAAGATTCCATAGAAGCGGTAAAAAAGAGGGATAAAGTTTTAGCAGCTAAGGTTCAACCCCAGGAGCGGAAGGTGGACGAGCTCGAAGAATTGCTCAGACAAAGTCATATAGATAGATTAAATAAGGGTGAGTGCACGGTAAATTCGGGAGTGGTATTTCTAGATGTGGTTACTAATCTTGAGAGAATAGGTGACCATGCTAGCAATTTAGCTTATTCTGTAATTGATAACTAA
- the gcvH gene encoding glycine cleavage system protein GcvH: protein MGKLKYSKDHEWVKIDGDRAYIGITDHAQKSLGDIVFVELPEVDVELDAGDQLAVVESVKAASDVYSPISGTVIEVNEELDASPELINENAYDSWIAILSIKDVSELDELMDETEYEKFCKEED, encoded by the coding sequence ATGGGAAAATTGAAGTATTCAAAAGATCATGAATGGGTAAAGATTGATGGTGACAGGGCATACATAGGAATTACCGATCATGCTCAGAAATCATTAGGGGATATAGTATTTGTGGAGCTACCGGAAGTAGATGTGGAATTAGATGCAGGAGATCAGTTGGCGGTGGTAGAATCAGTAAAAGCTGCATCTGATGTTTATTCTCCTATTTCGGGGACTGTTATAGAGGTAAATGAAGAATTAGATGCATCTCCTGAGCTAATAAATGAAAATGCATATGATAGCTGGATTGCCATACTTAGCATAAAGGATGTATCTGAGCTTGATGAACTTATGGACGAAACAGAATATGAAAAATTCTGTAAAGAGGAGGATTAA